A section of the Agarivorans litoreus genome encodes:
- the zipA gene encoding cell division protein ZipA, which produces MQELRIVLIVVGIILIIALLAHGFWSSRKQRPEKLVSPKQSLGAQESSATRDDQGFDDLGVGQARVIGDPIEDAINQQEIASVEKPVVKSADLESTPEFAAELSSPAQRKEPEFSFSAVDEAPSIADNQGLTGLNTQPENEPSNVQPQVSPTPSEPEFAFDMDEVKEELLEPEIEQPQEPVNDPNAPDDVFILNVMAQSGRYLKGAALLASIDKIGLRHGDMDIFHRHLDNSGTGPVIFSLANMVNPGTFDIDAMDQLETRGVSIFMTVPCKGEPTKNFALMYNAAMTLAKDLDAIMLDDQRNPLTKQTVNHYEQRVREYERKQLLVN; this is translated from the coding sequence ATGCAGGAATTACGCATCGTACTTATCGTTGTTGGGATCATTTTAATTATTGCTTTGCTCGCTCATGGTTTTTGGAGTAGCCGCAAACAACGACCTGAAAAACTGGTTAGTCCCAAACAATCTTTAGGGGCTCAAGAATCTTCAGCAACACGTGACGACCAAGGTTTTGATGACCTAGGAGTAGGGCAAGCTCGGGTTATTGGTGACCCTATTGAAGATGCGATTAATCAGCAAGAAATTGCTTCGGTAGAGAAGCCTGTAGTTAAGTCTGCAGACCTTGAATCCACTCCAGAGTTTGCAGCTGAATTAAGTTCGCCAGCGCAGCGTAAAGAGCCCGAGTTTAGCTTTTCTGCGGTAGACGAAGCACCGAGCATAGCCGACAACCAAGGTTTAACAGGTTTAAACACTCAACCTGAGAACGAGCCAAGTAATGTTCAGCCACAAGTCAGCCCTACGCCTAGCGAACCAGAGTTCGCCTTTGATATGGACGAAGTCAAAGAAGAGCTGCTTGAGCCAGAAATCGAACAACCCCAAGAGCCGGTTAACGATCCTAATGCACCCGATGACGTGTTTATCTTAAATGTTATGGCTCAGAGTGGCCGTTACTTAAAAGGTGCTGCGCTGTTAGCAAGCATAGACAAAATTGGTTTGCGCCATGGTGACATGGATATTTTTCATCGTCACTTAGATAACAGCGGCACTGGTCCGGTGATATTTAGTTTGGCTAATATGGTTAACCCTGGCACTTTTGATATTGATGCCATGGACCAACTGGAAACCCGGGGCGTGAGCATTTTCATGACAGTGCCATGTAAGGGCGAACCGACTAAAAACTTTGCCTTAATGTATAACGCAGCAATGACCTTGGCTAAAGATTTGGACGCGATTATGTTGGATGATCAGCGTAACCCTTTGACCAAGCAAACCGTTAATCACTATGAGCAACGGGTGCGTGAATACGAGCGTAAGCAACTGCTCGTAAACTAA
- the cysK gene encoding cysteine synthase A — translation MSKIYEDNSLTIGRTPLVRLNRVSKGNVLAKVESRNPSFSVKCRIGANLVWDAEKKGLLGPGKEIIEPTSGNTGIALAFVAASRGYPITLTMPNTMSLERRKLLKALGANLVLTEGAKGMKGAIGKAEEIRDGNPEKYVLLGQFDNPANPEIHEKTTGPEIWEDTDGEIDVFVAGVGTGGTITGVSRYIKLEQGKSITSVAVEPVDSPVIAQAKAGEDLTPGPHKIQGIGAGFIPGNLDLEMVDAVEQVTNEDAIAMAQRLMEEEGILAGISSGAAVVAANRIAEKPEFADKTIVVILPSSGERYLSSALFANIFTEQENVQ, via the coding sequence ATGAGTAAGATTTACGAAGATAATTCCCTGACTATCGGTCGCACTCCGCTAGTTCGCCTTAACCGCGTAAGCAAAGGTAACGTACTCGCTAAAGTAGAAAGCCGTAACCCAAGCTTCAGTGTTAAATGTCGTATTGGTGCAAACTTAGTATGGGATGCAGAAAAGAAAGGCTTATTGGGTCCAGGTAAAGAAATCATTGAACCTACCAGTGGTAATACCGGTATTGCTTTAGCATTTGTTGCAGCATCTCGCGGTTACCCAATCACCCTTACCATGCCAAACACCATGAGCTTAGAGCGTCGGAAATTGCTTAAAGCATTGGGGGCTAACTTAGTACTAACTGAAGGCGCTAAAGGCATGAAAGGCGCTATCGGTAAGGCTGAAGAAATTCGTGATGGCAACCCAGAGAAATACGTATTACTAGGTCAATTTGATAACCCAGCTAACCCAGAAATTCACGAGAAAACAACTGGCCCAGAGATTTGGGAAGATACAGACGGTGAAATTGATGTGTTTGTAGCAGGTGTGGGTACCGGTGGCACAATTACAGGTGTTAGCCGTTACATTAAACTGGAACAAGGCAAAAGCATCACTTCTGTTGCAGTAGAGCCAGTTGACTCTCCAGTTATTGCGCAAGCTAAAGCGGGTGAAGACCTAACGCCTGGTCCACACAAAATCCAAGGTATTGGTGCAGGCTTCATCCCTGGCAACCTAGATTTAGAAATGGTTGACGCGGTTGAGCAAGTAACCAACGAAGACGCAATAGCGATGGCTCAACGCTTAATGGAAGAAGAAGGTATTTTAGCGGGTATCTCTTCAGGCGCCGCTGTTGTAGCTGCTAATCGTATCGCTGAAAAGCCAGAATTTGCAGATAAAACGATTGTCGTTATCTTGCCAAGTTCAGGTGAACGTTACTTATCGAGTGCTTTATTTGCCAACATTTTTACTGAACAAGAAAACGTTCAATAG
- the ligA gene encoding NAD-dependent DNA ligase LigA has protein sequence MDKPEQQIEQLRTQLEQYNYQYYVLDEPSVPDAEYDRLFRELQSLEKLHPELLRSDSPTQRVSGTPLSAFDQIQHEMPMLSLDNVFSEEELSAFNKRLQERLVTADAITYCVEPKLDGLAVSILYVDGVLQQAATRGDGSTGENVTENVKTIRSIPLRLRGNNWPARLEVRGEIFMPKAGFEKLNQQAIEKGEKGFANPRNAAAGSLRQLDSQITATRPLAFYAYSLGVVSESLSQSHFQNLQSLKNYGLPVCPEVRTVSGSEACFAYYQEIGERRNSLAYEIDGVVYKVDSLELQQQLGFVARAPRWATAHKYPAQEEITILRDVEFQVGRTGAITPVARLEPVFVGGVTVSNATLHNADEIERLAVRIGDSVIVRRAGDVIPQVAGVILERRPEDAKEIVFPESCPVCDSAIERIQGEAVARCVAGLRCGAQRKEALKHFVARKALDIDGIGDKLVEQLVEAELLQTPLDLFHLAQQRDALLSLERMGEKSVDKLLTGIEAARETTLARFIYSLGIREVGEATAGNLAQHFKSLPAIAGASLEQLQDVPDVGEIVAKHLRFFFTQEQNAELVNALAEQLSWPAIEDKAEEDLAMNGKVIVLTGTLSQLGRSEAKQALQALGAKVTGSVSKKTDIVIAGDAAGSKLTKAQDLGIEVWNEQQLVDLLQS, from the coding sequence ATGGACAAGCCAGAACAACAAATTGAGCAGCTAAGAACTCAACTCGAGCAATATAACTATCAGTATTACGTATTGGATGAGCCTTCGGTTCCTGATGCTGAATATGACCGCTTATTTCGAGAATTGCAGAGCTTAGAAAAGCTTCATCCAGAACTGCTACGCAGCGACTCGCCTACCCAGCGTGTTAGCGGAACGCCACTATCAGCCTTTGATCAAATTCAGCACGAAATGCCGATGTTGTCCTTAGACAACGTATTCAGTGAGGAAGAGTTAAGTGCCTTTAATAAACGTTTGCAAGAGCGACTGGTAACTGCTGATGCAATTACCTATTGCGTCGAGCCCAAGCTTGATGGCTTAGCCGTGAGTATATTGTATGTTGATGGTGTGCTGCAGCAAGCTGCAACGCGTGGAGATGGCAGCACCGGTGAAAATGTTACCGAGAATGTGAAAACCATTCGCTCTATTCCTCTGCGTTTACGGGGTAATAATTGGCCCGCAAGATTAGAGGTGCGCGGCGAAATATTCATGCCTAAGGCGGGTTTTGAAAAGCTTAACCAACAAGCAATCGAAAAGGGTGAAAAAGGCTTTGCCAACCCACGCAATGCAGCAGCAGGAAGTTTACGACAGTTAGACTCGCAAATCACCGCCACGCGTCCTTTGGCATTTTATGCCTACTCCTTGGGCGTGGTGAGTGAAAGCTTAAGTCAAAGTCATTTTCAGAATTTACAAAGCTTAAAAAATTATGGTTTACCGGTGTGTCCTGAAGTTCGCACTGTTAGCGGCAGTGAGGCGTGTTTTGCCTATTACCAAGAGATTGGGGAGCGCCGCAATAGCCTCGCCTATGAAATTGATGGCGTTGTATACAAAGTCGATAGTTTGGAACTGCAACAACAATTGGGTTTTGTTGCGCGAGCACCTCGCTGGGCAACTGCCCATAAATATCCGGCCCAAGAAGAAATCACCATATTGCGAGATGTTGAATTTCAGGTTGGGCGAACCGGAGCGATAACTCCCGTGGCTCGTTTAGAGCCGGTTTTTGTTGGTGGTGTTACGGTGAGTAATGCCACCTTGCATAACGCTGATGAAATTGAGCGTTTAGCGGTGCGTATTGGTGATAGCGTGATTGTACGCAGAGCTGGTGATGTGATTCCGCAGGTAGCTGGAGTTATCCTTGAGCGTCGCCCGGAAGATGCAAAAGAGATAGTTTTTCCCGAAAGCTGCCCGGTGTGTGATAGCGCCATCGAGCGCATCCAAGGTGAAGCAGTTGCACGTTGCGTTGCAGGCCTGCGTTGTGGTGCGCAGCGTAAAGAAGCACTAAAACACTTTGTTGCCCGTAAAGCTTTAGATATAGACGGTATTGGGGACAAGTTGGTAGAGCAGTTAGTCGAAGCTGAGTTACTGCAAACCCCCTTAGATTTGTTTCACCTTGCGCAGCAACGTGACGCCTTGTTGAGCTTAGAGCGCATGGGCGAGAAGTCTGTCGATAAGTTGCTTACAGGTATTGAAGCAGCACGAGAGACCACTTTGGCGCGCTTCATTTATTCCTTAGGGATCCGTGAGGTAGGTGAAGCCACTGCTGGCAACCTTGCTCAACATTTTAAAAGCTTACCCGCAATAGCCGGTGCTAGCCTTGAACAACTGCAAGATGTGCCCGATGTAGGTGAAATTGTTGCTAAGCATCTGCGTTTCTTCTTCACGCAAGAGCAAAATGCTGAACTCGTGAATGCGCTGGCTGAACAACTCAGTTGGCCTGCGATAGAAGATAAGGCAGAAGAAGACTTGGCCATGAACGGTAAGGTAATTGTACTTACTGGCACCTTAAGCCAACTTGGCAGAAGCGAAGCTAAACAAGCGCTGCAAGCCTTAGGCGCTAAAGTAACCGGCAGTGTTTCAAAGAAAACCGACATTGTGATTGCCGGTGATGCGGCAGGTTCTAAGCTGACTAAAGCCCAAGATTTAGGCATTGAAGTATGGAATGAACAACAATTAGTTGATTTGCTGCAAAGCTAA
- a CDS encoding HD-GYP domain-containing protein — MEKVARLASKHWLMAMVLFSIYGVQVCPFLEAQTPLQLLLPIIISFLVTLLARRFACLAIEKKSKEQQVRAQFILDFSLFLIMALSIVSYNLMMFEPPWESNLKVILGLAALGFYVAADLALFKEWQIAQDLESAGQHLQIKPQPYSVSQKFSAFAAASAFVLAGVIFLVINKDLDWLVNVGSDLYPIDVAQRYIVIELSFVLLVVLAYVLRVISSYSRNLKRLLENENHSLAKVQAGQLDTQVTISSSDEFGLIAQRTNSMIASLQRSTLSLQQTRDIAIHSLATLAETRDNETGAHILRTQYYVKALAEALQNEQGFSNLLSPQIIDLIYKSAPLHDIGKVGIPDAILLKPGQLDDEQWQIMRQHPEIGANALAEAERQFGSEDAAFLQYAKEIALSHHEKWDGSGYPEGLAGSDIPLSARLMALADVYDALISKRVYKPAFSHDKAKQIILEGKGSHFDPAVVEAFCRCEQQFVDIAAQYSDKPEFAA; from the coding sequence ATGGAAAAAGTTGCGCGTTTGGCGAGTAAACACTGGTTAATGGCCATGGTGTTGTTCTCTATTTATGGCGTTCAAGTTTGCCCCTTTTTGGAAGCGCAAACGCCACTTCAACTATTACTCCCTATCATTATTAGCTTTCTTGTCACCTTGTTGGCGAGGCGCTTTGCCTGTTTGGCAATAGAAAAGAAGTCAAAGGAACAACAAGTAAGAGCTCAGTTCATTCTCGATTTTTCACTGTTTTTAATCATGGCATTAAGCATCGTTAGTTATAACTTAATGATGTTTGAGCCGCCTTGGGAGTCAAACTTAAAGGTTATCTTGGGGTTGGCTGCTTTGGGTTTTTATGTAGCGGCAGATTTAGCCTTGTTTAAGGAGTGGCAAATTGCTCAAGACTTAGAGAGTGCTGGCCAACACTTACAGATTAAGCCGCAACCATATTCTGTGAGTCAAAAATTTTCAGCCTTCGCCGCGGCCAGCGCTTTTGTGTTAGCTGGTGTTATTTTTTTGGTGATTAATAAGGATTTAGACTGGTTAGTAAATGTTGGTTCAGACCTCTACCCGATAGATGTGGCTCAGCGTTATATTGTTATTGAACTCAGCTTTGTATTGCTGGTAGTACTGGCTTACGTGCTGCGGGTAATAAGCAGTTACTCACGCAACCTAAAGCGTTTGTTAGAAAATGAAAATCATAGCTTGGCTAAGGTACAAGCTGGCCAATTAGATACTCAGGTCACCATTAGTAGTAGTGATGAATTTGGCTTGATAGCCCAGCGCACCAATTCAATGATTGCTAGTTTGCAACGCAGTACTTTGTCGCTTCAGCAAACACGAGATATTGCCATTCACAGTTTGGCGACACTAGCAGAAACCCGTGACAATGAAACCGGTGCGCATATTCTACGCACGCAGTACTACGTTAAAGCCTTGGCAGAGGCGCTGCAAAATGAGCAAGGTTTTAGTAATTTATTAAGTCCTCAGATTATTGATTTAATCTATAAGTCAGCCCCCTTACATGACATAGGTAAAGTGGGGATCCCCGACGCTATTTTGCTTAAACCCGGTCAACTTGATGATGAACAGTGGCAGATTATGCGCCAGCATCCTGAAATAGGAGCCAATGCTTTAGCCGAAGCTGAACGCCAGTTTGGCAGTGAGGATGCGGCCTTCCTGCAATACGCTAAAGAAATCGCTTTATCTCATCACGAGAAATGGGATGGAAGTGGTTACCCCGAAGGGTTAGCTGGAAGTGATATTCCCTTAAGTGCCCGCTTAATGGCCTTGGCAGATGTTTATGATGCGCTTATTTCTAAGCGGGTATATAAACCTGCTTTTTCTCACGACAAAGCTAAACAGATTATTTTAGAAGGGAAGGGCTCGCATTTTGACCCCGCTGTGGTAGAGGCATTTTGCCGGTGTGAGCAGCAATTTGTCGATATTGCTGCTCAATATAGTGATAAACCAGAGTTCGCTGCTTAG
- the smc gene encoding chromosome segregation protein SMC, producing the protein MRLKQIRLAGFKSFVDRTTIPFPTDMTAIVGPNGCGKSNVIDAVRWVLGESNARHLRGGSMTDVIFNGSTKRAAVSKAMVELIFDNQQGRIGGEFASYAEIAVRREVTRDGQNNYLLNGAKCRKRDITDLFLGTGLGPRSYAIIEQGMISRLIESKPQELRVFIEEAAGVSKYKERRRETELRIKHTDENILRLRDIESELAQQVSKLKTQAQAAKRYRQYRERHRELKALICLQELRQLDASIDKGNQGNDQAEQQQRHEEHLITQTENQLSLLNHQIAEQQEQIQNLQQQSYQLKTELAKLEQQQLHTKQQQSQSQQSRDRNLTQQADIKASLEVLSEQLALEQEAIAELELQQEMQQQVLLELEPQLEDAEQQHADALAESNAFLAASQQARHAVQQCEAQLRHCEQMQQRHKQQIAQLEQSLSHTADGDEAALQRLTQQLDESEPKQQGLEMQLAQAEDSKQHLADNLTACQQQLQQTQLQQTAEETRLQGVDKLLGQVEQTAQQPLLDVLGVKEGWELAADVVLGTWLQAEWCEQLDAQFPLALSAVAPAVSHQLAPQLTALSSLAEQLENVELGYLCGQVLVVDNLEQAISLREHLSHEQSLITAKGEWVGKYWQQLSPPNYQHSLLSLQQERQQLHELLAQLEENATQLKLEQQDLQQQFQQQTEQIKGLSQNLVTVKAEIADWRSRLALLEQQQAFAKQQAEQIQQQIAELQITLEQDQESQLLLEEQLEQHQAELNQQSEKQKYLQQQTALATDALKQQRLSLQQQQQASHQQQLLLQQQQAKYQAQLQQQSYQQQKLAELEQQLQAQPEEHDEQLALLGEQIEQLLEQHLELEELQAGASEAHHQSVEQQQALAQQLKGAQLRLKELIEQGTQQRIEQQSLLARRTVLLEQLAEQGENLKHLELSLPEASLEDDYASELSQVDARLKRLGAVNLAAEEEFEQQNARYQELSTQLTDLEAAIEVLQTAIAKIDRQTRSKFSETFAKVDADLQQLFPKVFGGGKAWLELSSDDLLETGVTIMARPPGKKNASISLLSGGEKALTALALVFAIFRLNPAPFCMLDEVDAPLDEVNVGRFADLVHSMSDTVQFIFISHNKVTMEKASQLAGVTMQEPGVSRLVAVDIAEAIAMVE; encoded by the coding sequence ATGCGCTTGAAACAAATCCGCCTCGCCGGGTTTAAATCTTTCGTTGACCGAACCACCATCCCTTTTCCCACCGATATGACAGCCATAGTAGGGCCAAACGGCTGTGGCAAGTCAAACGTGATCGACGCTGTTCGCTGGGTATTAGGTGAGAGCAATGCCCGCCATTTGCGCGGTGGCTCTATGACCGATGTTATTTTTAATGGTTCAACCAAGCGCGCCGCTGTATCTAAAGCCATGGTGGAATTGATTTTCGATAACCAGCAAGGGCGAATTGGCGGAGAGTTTGCTAGTTACGCTGAGATTGCCGTTCGCCGAGAGGTCACTCGAGATGGTCAAAACAACTATCTGCTAAATGGTGCTAAATGCCGTAAACGTGATATTACCGATTTGTTTTTAGGAACTGGTCTTGGTCCGCGCAGTTACGCGATTATTGAACAGGGCATGATTAGCCGTTTAATCGAGTCGAAGCCACAAGAGCTGCGGGTGTTTATCGAAGAAGCCGCTGGCGTGTCTAAGTATAAAGAACGCCGACGCGAAACGGAGTTGCGCATTAAACACACCGATGAAAATATTCTGCGTCTGCGAGATATCGAATCAGAGCTTGCGCAACAAGTCAGTAAGCTTAAAACCCAAGCGCAAGCGGCGAAACGTTATCGCCAGTATCGAGAACGTCATCGTGAACTAAAAGCGCTTATTTGCCTTCAAGAGTTGCGCCAGTTAGACGCGAGCATTGATAAAGGCAATCAGGGGAATGATCAGGCCGAACAGCAACAAAGGCACGAAGAACACCTGATAACTCAAACGGAAAACCAGCTTAGCTTGCTTAACCATCAAATTGCAGAGCAGCAAGAACAGATTCAAAATCTGCAGCAGCAAAGTTACCAACTTAAAACTGAGTTGGCGAAACTTGAGCAGCAACAATTACATACCAAGCAACAACAAAGTCAGTCGCAACAAAGTCGCGACCGCAACTTAACTCAGCAAGCTGACATTAAGGCAAGCTTAGAGGTGCTCAGTGAGCAGTTAGCGCTGGAACAAGAAGCCATCGCAGAACTAGAGTTGCAACAAGAAATGCAGCAGCAAGTGTTGTTAGAGTTAGAACCACAGCTGGAAGATGCCGAGCAACAGCATGCCGATGCCCTAGCTGAGAGTAATGCCTTTTTAGCTGCGAGCCAACAGGCGCGTCATGCTGTGCAGCAGTGCGAAGCCCAATTGCGCCATTGTGAGCAAATGCAGCAGCGCCATAAGCAGCAGATTGCTCAATTAGAGCAAAGCTTAAGTCATACCGCCGATGGTGATGAAGCAGCCCTGCAGCGTTTAACTCAGCAGCTCGACGAAAGCGAACCCAAGCAACAAGGTCTTGAGATGCAGTTGGCACAGGCCGAGGACTCTAAGCAGCACTTAGCCGACAATCTAACGGCCTGCCAACAACAATTGCAACAAACACAATTACAGCAAACTGCTGAAGAAACCCGCCTGCAGGGTGTAGATAAATTGCTTGGGCAAGTTGAGCAGACTGCTCAGCAGCCACTGCTTGACGTTCTGGGTGTGAAGGAAGGTTGGGAGTTGGCTGCAGATGTGGTTTTAGGTACATGGCTACAAGCGGAGTGGTGTGAGCAACTAGACGCCCAGTTTCCCTTAGCATTAAGCGCAGTGGCTCCTGCGGTAAGTCATCAGCTCGCCCCTCAGTTAACAGCGTTGAGCAGCTTAGCCGAGCAATTAGAGAATGTTGAGCTTGGATACTTATGCGGTCAAGTGCTAGTGGTCGATAATCTTGAGCAAGCGATAAGCTTGCGAGAGCATCTAAGTCATGAACAATCATTGATAACTGCCAAAGGCGAGTGGGTAGGGAAATACTGGCAGCAGTTGAGCCCACCTAACTACCAACATTCTTTGTTAAGTCTGCAACAAGAGCGCCAGCAGCTACATGAGTTATTGGCTCAGTTGGAGGAAAACGCTACTCAGCTAAAGCTTGAGCAGCAAGACCTGCAGCAGCAATTTCAGCAACAGACTGAACAGATAAAAGGCCTAAGTCAAAACTTAGTGACTGTGAAAGCCGAGATTGCCGACTGGCGCAGCCGCTTAGCCTTATTAGAGCAACAGCAAGCCTTTGCCAAGCAACAAGCCGAGCAAATACAGCAGCAAATCGCCGAACTGCAGATTACGCTGGAGCAAGATCAAGAATCGCAGTTATTGCTTGAAGAACAGCTTGAGCAGCATCAGGCTGAATTAAACCAGCAAAGCGAAAAGCAAAAATACTTGCAACAACAAACTGCACTGGCGACAGATGCTTTAAAGCAGCAACGCTTGAGTTTGCAGCAACAGCAGCAGGCTAGTCATCAGCAGCAATTGTTATTGCAGCAACAGCAAGCAAAATACCAAGCCCAACTGCAGCAGCAAAGCTATCAGCAGCAAAAGTTGGCCGAGCTTGAACAGCAGTTACAGGCGCAGCCCGAAGAGCATGATGAGCAACTAGCTCTGCTTGGTGAGCAAATTGAACAGCTGCTAGAGCAACACTTGGAATTGGAAGAGCTGCAAGCAGGCGCTAGCGAAGCGCACCACCAAAGTGTTGAACAACAGCAAGCTTTGGCTCAGCAGCTAAAAGGTGCACAGCTACGTTTAAAAGAACTGATTGAGCAAGGTACGCAACAACGAATTGAGCAGCAAAGTTTGTTAGCGCGTCGAACCGTACTGTTAGAGCAACTAGCGGAGCAAGGTGAAAACTTAAAACACCTTGAGTTATCGTTGCCAGAAGCCAGCTTAGAAGACGACTATGCCAGTGAACTAAGTCAGGTAGATGCACGCTTGAAGCGATTAGGCGCGGTGAACTTAGCAGCGGAAGAAGAATTTGAACAGCAGAATGCACGTTATCAAGAGCTAAGCACGCAACTTACTGATTTAGAAGCCGCCATTGAAGTGCTGCAAACGGCAATCGCCAAAATAGACCGTCAAACTCGCTCTAAATTTAGTGAAACTTTTGCTAAAGTAGATGCAGACTTACAGCAGCTTTTCCCCAAGGTTTTTGGCGGGGGTAAGGCTTGGCTTGAACTGTCTTCCGACGACTTGCTCGAAACTGGCGTAACCATAATGGCGCGACCTCCGGGTAAAAAGAATGCTAGCATTAGTTTATTGTCGGGCGGAGAAAAAGCGCTGACGGCCTTGGCCTTGGTTTTTGCCATATTTCGCTTAAATCCTGCGCCATTCTGTATGCTTGATGAGGTAGATGCACCACTAGATGAAGTAAATGTGGGACGTTTTGCCGATTTAGTGCATAGTATGTCTGATACGGTTCAATTTATATTTATCAGTCACAATAAAGTGACAATGGAAAAGGCCTCGCAACTTGCCGGGGTAACAATGCAGGAGCCAGGCGTATCGCGCTTGGTAGCAGTGGATATCGCAGAAGCGATAGCCATGGTGGAATAA
- the cysZ gene encoding sulfate transporter CysZ codes for MTQHSLASRSGISYIAQGFSLITQPGLRLFVMIPLIANILLFGAAFFFLYQQLGTWVQQIIDYLPSWLDWLSWLIWPTAIIAILMVFGFTFSIIGNWIAAPFNGLLAEKVEMHLSGKKIDDMSVVDLIKDLPRIFSRELQKLWYWLPKALGLLLLFLIPAIGQTIAPVLWFLFCAWMMCIQYIDYPFDNHRIPFTTMRDQLKQDRIRNSGFGAIVLFFSTVPLLNLIIMPVAVCGATAIWVDSYRSKLIEEKP; via the coding sequence ATGACGCAGCATTCGCTTGCTTCTCGCAGCGGAATTTCTTACATCGCCCAGGGTTTTAGCTTAATTACTCAACCTGGTCTTCGGCTTTTTGTGATGATTCCTCTAATCGCTAACATCTTGTTATTTGGTGCGGCATTCTTCTTTTTATACCAACAGTTAGGCACTTGGGTTCAACAAATTATTGATTATCTGCCAAGCTGGCTAGATTGGCTAAGCTGGTTAATTTGGCCAACGGCGATAATCGCTATTCTGATGGTGTTTGGTTTTACCTTTAGCATTATTGGAAATTGGATTGCAGCGCCTTTTAATGGCTTATTAGCTGAAAAAGTAGAAATGCACCTTAGCGGCAAAAAAATCGACGACATGTCGGTGGTTGATCTGATTAAAGATTTGCCTCGCATCTTCTCTCGAGAGTTACAAAAATTATGGTATTGGCTGCCCAAAGCTCTGGGATTATTACTGCTGTTTTTAATCCCAGCTATTGGCCAAACTATTGCACCTGTACTGTGGTTTTTATTCTGCGCTTGGATGATGTGCATTCAGTACATTGACTACCCCTTTGATAATCACCGTATTCCATTTACCACTATGCGCGACCAACTCAAACAAGATCGTATTCGTAATAGTGGCTTTGGGGCGATCGTTTTATTTTTTAGCACCGTACCCCTATTAAACTTAATTATTATGCCGGTAGCGGTGTGTGGTGCTACAGCGATTTGGGTCGATAGTTATCGAAGCAAATTGATAGAGGAAAAGCCATAA